In one Arachis duranensis cultivar V14167 chromosome 9, aradu.V14167.gnm2.J7QH, whole genome shotgun sequence genomic region, the following are encoded:
- the LOC107465458 gene encoding uncharacterized protein LOC107465458, which yields MAPDATTRTENSSTICNKGGDGFQVGKRKVKTKLTATAKFLAAQYNVFGLRNPGPCVKCGNTYWRERDAVYEHLICYVFVKSYKRWINHGEPIISIVVERDMDDRGSFDKIDGLLRHAFGDMANLKEGNSGLNKDAKRFYKLIDEAGQELYPNCTIRFLRLSFIIHLYHLKCLHGWSNTSFTSLLELLKEAIPDLNIPTSFNKAKNMIKDLGLDYEKIDACPNDCMLYRNEYINDSICHICGESQYNLTPTMDGNEDDFVLPNKVYKVAVKTLRYFPLIPRLKRLFMCPNTAEALRWHDEQRLKDGCIRHPSDGQAWKNFDSRYPNFSKELRNLRLGLASDDFNPFQTMNVAHNTWPIVLMVYNVSPWMSMKSEYCMFSLLIPGPCSPGNNIDIFLQPLIEELTELWELEIDTYDSFKKETFRMYAALLWKINDFPAYAMLSGWSTKGKLACPCCNHDTSFCYLKHSQKTIYMDHRRFLPVDNAWSSNKRSFNGKTEFRDPPRMLTGEEVLDMIKYNLDVMHIEKNIVDSIVGTLLDIPGKTKDHVKARYDLKEMGIQKNPHPTNTKDGKRTKLARACFSMTKGEKSIFCGVLKKTKLPDESASNISRCVQQEERKLYCYKTHDAHFMLHYLLQIPIKSILPDHVAILLVRLCSFFRQLCQKEIFLEGINGVDSKIVETLCQYLHEGVKTRFNRVSRNNDEGTSNKDPDSNLFTNKEIPLGEKKGQLIILDEKSLLQANAYVLNSCVNMEPYIREYGEQQKQAKRKRKWNIVKDQNEDFIEWFTGRAIKDDDKVIKSFSAYVVNGYRFHTKWREVMRKMQNNSVTVVAETTSFARTRWRLVDVVEAVREVVLAAMQATAEALRQ from the exons ATGGCTCCTGATGCAACTACAAGAACT GAAAATAGTTCTACAATTTGTAATAAGGGTGGAGATGGATTTCAAGTGGGGAAGAGAAAGGTGAAGACCAAGTTGACAGCAACCGCTAAATTTTTAGCTGCACAG TATAATGTTTTTGGACTG AGAAATCCAGGTCCGTGTGTAAAGTGTGGAAATACTTATTGGCGTGAACGAGATGCTGTATATGAGCATCTTATTTGCTACGTGTTTGtcaaaagttataaaagatGGATCAATCATGGGGAACCAATAATCTCAATAGTTGTGGAACGTGACATGGATGATCGAGGCAGCTTTGATAAAATTGATGGGTTGCTGCGTCATGCATTCGGAGATATGGCAAATCTTAAAGAGGGAAACAGCGGGTTGAATAAAGATGCGAAGCGATTTTATAAGTTGATAGATGAAGCAGGTCAAGAATTATATCCGAATTGTACTATTAGATTTTTGAGATTATCGTTTATCATTCATCTCTACCACTTGAAGTGTTTACATGGTTGGAGTAACACATCTTTTACCTCCCTCTTGGAGTTATTAAAAGAAGCTATACCTGATTTGAACATTCCCACTTCTTTTAATAAAGCTAAGAATATGATTAAAGACTTGGGCCTTGACTATGAAAAAATTGATGCATGTCCTAATGACTGCATGCTATATCGGAATGAGTACATAAATGACTCAATTTGTCATATCTGTGGAGAGTCTCAATATAATCTGACTCCTACTATGGATGGCAATGAAGATGACTTTGTGCTTCCAAATAAAGTTTATAAGGTTGCTGTGAAGACCCTAAGATACTTTCCTTTAATACCAAGGCTTAAAAGGCTTTTTATGTGCCCAAACACAGCAGAGGCATTGAGGTGGCATGATGAGCAGCGTTTGAAAGACGGTTGCATAAGGCACCCTTCTGATGGTCAAGCATGGAAGAACTTCGATAGTCGGTACCCAAACTTTTCAAAAGAACTTCGAAACTTGAGGCTTGGTTTGGCAAGTGATGATTTTAATCCTTTTCAAACTATGAACGTGGCACATAACACATGGCCAATTGTCTTAATGGTGTACAACGTTTCCCCGTGGATGTCCATGAAGTCAGAATATTGCATGTTCTCTTTACTCATACCTGGACCTTGTTCACCAGGAAATAATATTGACATTTTTTTGCAACCATTGATTGAAGAGCTGACGGAGCTATGGGAGTTAGAGATAGATACATATGACTCTTTCAAAAAAGAAACTTTTCGAATGTATGCTGCACTTCTTTGGAAAATCAATGATTTTCCAGCGTATGCCATGTTGTCTGGTTGGAGTACCAAAGGGAAGTTGGCTTGCCCATGTTGTAACCATGATActtctttttgttatttgaaacATAGCCAAAAGACAATTTACATGGACCATAGGAGATTTTTGCCAGTTGATAACGCATGGAGCTCTAACAAGAGATCTTTTAATGGAAAAACTGAATTCAGGGATCCACCACGAATGTTAACCGGTGAAGAGGTTCTAGATATGATAAA GTACAACCTTGATGTAATgcatatagaaaaaaatatagtcGATAGTATAGTTGGTACCTTATTGGATATTCCTGGAAAGACGAAGGACCATGTAAAGGCTCGTTATGATCTTAAGGAGATGGGCATTCAAAAGAATCCTCACCCAACAAATACAAAGGATGGCAAAAGAACTAAACTTGCTAGAGCATGCTTCTCAATGACCAAAGGGGAGAAATCCATTTTTTGTGGTGTtttgaagaaaacaaaattgcCAGATGAAAGTGCTTCAAACATTTCTCGTTGTGTACAACAAGAAGAGAGAAAGCTTTACTGTTATAAGACTCATGATGCTCACTTTATGTTGCATTACCTGTTGCAAATACCAATCAAGAGCATTCTTCCAGATCATGTTGCTATTCTTCTAGTTCGCTTGTGTTCCTTTTTTCGTCAGCTATGTCAAAaggaaatatttttagaaggGATTAATGGTGTAGATTCAAAGATTGTAGAGACTTTGTGCCA ATATTTACATGAGGGAGTGAAAACAAGATTCAACAGAGTATCTCGGAATAATGATGAAGGCACTTCAAACAAAGATCCTGATTCAAATTTGTTCACAAACAAGGAAATTCCATTGGGTGAAAAAAAAGGGCAACTAATTATTTTGGATGAGAAGTCACTCCTTCAAGCTAATGCATATGTATTGAACAGTTGTGTTAATATGGAGCCTTACATTAG AGAATATGGTGAGCAACAAAAGCAAGCCAAGCGGAAGCGAAAGTGGAACATTGTTAAAGATCAAAATGAAGACTTTATAGAATGGTTTACAGGACGTGCCATAAAGGATGATGATAAGGTTATAAAATCATTTTCTGCTTATGTCGTCAATGGGTACAGATTTCATACTAAGTGGCGAGAAGTGATGCGAAAAATGCAAAACAATAGTGTCACTGTGGTGGCTGAAACTACAAGCTTTGCTA ggaccagatggcgcctcgtggatgTGGTCGAGGCTGTGAGAGAGGTCGTACTAGCTGCTATGCAGGCCACTGCGGAGGCTCTTAGGcaatag